One window of Paenibacillus albicereus genomic DNA carries:
- a CDS encoding magnesium transporter CorA family protein, with amino-acid sequence MIHRQLNYKAGWEWHVIQDDVRSRSVLPDEEAHPVLSRAASGGRRPSDPAKGQAAWLAVRIAEQRDEQLRALVAELPFCSPWLRETEGRRRNEVHFSLDERQQPLLSGTLMVQADARRTELQPLHYWLCGSRLVTWHEDPCLPLKLQAGSWSEWMEGSPGAREAFLVLLGALLEVFHGGLDEYESRLTELERAVHSRNRTALLPVIFERRHELLHWTHLFLPIREVQDSFKEAYVDTVLETPEFQRLGYKLERIDSLLTRYTSEIDTLIAMDDAIASFRGNDIMKTLTIFTALFVPPTIAGTLWGVNFRYLPGIDSRWGFPILCASVVLFAAALYAWLWSKGWTGDLLTDRAESRKRSRRRESQAAPQSAAAAPMRSRPAKAKRPPAAAVGSRSRRPYPGQDGGSAEPPPS; translated from the coding sequence ATGATTCATCGCCAGCTGAACTACAAGGCCGGATGGGAATGGCATGTCATCCAGGACGACGTCCGCTCCCGCTCCGTCCTCCCGGACGAGGAGGCGCACCCTGTCCTGTCGCGCGCGGCAAGCGGCGGGCGCCGCCCATCCGATCCGGCGAAGGGGCAGGCCGCATGGCTGGCTGTGCGGATCGCCGAGCAGCGGGACGAGCAGCTCCGGGCGCTCGTCGCCGAGCTGCCCTTCTGCTCTCCGTGGCTTCGCGAGACGGAGGGCCGCCGCCGCAACGAGGTGCATTTCAGCCTGGACGAGCGGCAGCAGCCGCTGCTGTCCGGCACCCTCATGGTTCAGGCCGACGCGCGCAGGACGGAGCTGCAGCCGCTGCATTACTGGCTGTGCGGCTCCCGGCTCGTCACCTGGCATGAGGACCCTTGCTTGCCGCTGAAGCTGCAGGCCGGATCCTGGTCCGAATGGATGGAAGGCAGCCCGGGCGCGCGCGAGGCGTTCCTCGTGCTGCTCGGCGCGCTGCTGGAGGTGTTCCATGGCGGCCTCGACGAGTACGAGAGCCGGCTCACGGAGCTGGAGCGAGCGGTGCATAGCCGCAACCGCACCGCCCTGCTGCCCGTCATTTTCGAGCGCCGCCACGAGCTGCTGCACTGGACGCACCTGTTCCTGCCGATCCGCGAGGTGCAGGATTCCTTCAAGGAAGCCTACGTGGACACCGTGCTCGAGACGCCGGAGTTCCAGCGCCTCGGCTACAAGCTCGAACGCATCGACTCCCTGCTGACCCGCTACACGTCGGAGATCGACACGCTCATCGCCATGGACGACGCCATCGCCAGCTTTCGCGGCAACGACATCATGAAGACGCTGACGATCTTTACCGCGCTGTTCGTGCCGCCGACGATCGCCGGCACGCTGTGGGGCGTGAACTTCCGCTATCTGCCGGGCATCGACAGCCGCTGGGGCTTTCCGATCCTGTGCGCCTCCGTCGTGCTGTTCGCCGCCGCCCTGTACGCCTGGCTCTGGTCCAAAGGCTGGACGGGCGACCTGCTGACCGATCGCGCCGAATCGCGCAAGCGCAGCCGGAGGCGCGAGAGCCAGGCCGCCCCGCAGTCCGCCGCAGCGGCGCCGATGCGCTCGCGGCCGGCCAAGGCCAAGCGTCCGCCGGCAGCCGCCGTCGGCAGCCGCAGCCGGCGGCCATATCCCGGCCAAGACGGCGGCTCTGCGGAGCCGCCGCCATCCTGA